A genomic window from Enoplosus armatus isolate fEnoArm2 chromosome 20, fEnoArm2.hap1, whole genome shotgun sequence includes:
- the fkbp10b gene encoding peptidyl-prolyl cis-trans isomerase FKBP10, producing MFACCIALFLLTSWSSVECNPSPVVGDVVVDRYFIPKVCARESKTGDFVRYHYNATFVDGKTFDSSHQRGDAKVGLIGEGRLIAGIDKGLQGMCVNERRTITVPPHLAYGSTGAGDVVPPDATLVFDIHLLDLWNKADLVVTKTITTPKDCKRSVKRTDFVRYHFNGTLLDGTVFDSSYMRKQTHDSLVGEGWLIKGMDEGLLGMCVGEIRHIVIPPFKAYGEKGSGKEIPSQATLVFDVLLVDIHNPKDNITVENQVVPESCTRRSVVGDYTRYHYNGTFLNGVTFDTSYQRNTTYNTYIGMGYVIAGMDQALLGVCIGERRRVTIPPHLAYGEQGAGNVIPPSAVLVFDIHVIDFHNPNDTVEVQVTYRPEACNETTGVNDLVRYHYNCTLVDGTPLFSSHDYDHLQDAVLGSDKVIDGLDEGLRGMCVGEKRVITVPPHLGHGEKGATGVPSSAVLVFEVELASFEKGVPPGYLFVWLQDSPADLFEALDVNKNKEVPQEEFGEFIKLQVAEGKGRLKPGIIMEQVIEDMFNNQDRNKDGVITANELKLKVDEDKEREEARHEEL from the exons ATGTTTGCCTGCTGCATTgcccttttcctcctcacttCGTGGTCTTCGGTGGAGTGTAATCCCAGTCCTGTGGTAGGAGATGTAGTCGTGGACAGATACTTCATCCCCAAAGTCTGTGCCAGAGAATCGAAAACTGGGGATTTTGTCCGCTATCACTATAACGCCACATTTGTCGACGGGAAAACATTTGATTCGAG CCACCAGAGAGGAGACGCCAAGGTGGGCCTGATCGGGGAGGGCCGGCTTATCGCGGGCATTGATAAAGGTCTGCAGGGCATGTGTGTGAACGAGCGCAGGACGATCACCGTCCCTCCTCACCTGGCCTATGGAAGCACCGGTGCAg GCGATGTGGTTCCTCCAGACGCCACCCTGGTGTTTGACATCCATCTGCTGGATCTGTGGAACAAAGCCGACCTCGTGGTCACCAAAACCATCACCACTCCCAAAGACTGCAAGCGCTCTGTGAAGCGCACCGACTTTGTGCGCTACCACTTCAATGGCACTCTGCTCGACGGCACCGTCTTCGACTCCAG CTACATGAGGAAGCAGACCCACGACTCCTTAGTGGGCGAGGGGTGGCTGATCAAGGGCATGGATGAGGGCCTGCTGGgcatgtgtgtgggagagatcAGACATATCGTCATCCCACCCTTCAAAGCCTATGGAGAAAAAGGATCAG GTAAAGAGATTCCCTCCCAGGCGACGCTGGTGTTTGATGTCCTGTTGGTGGACATTCATAACCCAAAGGATAACATCACCGTTGAGAACCAGGTGGTGCCGGAGTCGTGCACACGCAGGTCTGTGGTCGGGGATTACACTCGGTACCACTACAACGGTACCTTCCTGAACGGAGTCACCTTTGACACCAG CTACCAGAGGAACACTACATACAACACCTACATCGGGATGGGGTATGTGATAGCAGGCATGGACCAGGCCCTGCTGGGAGTCTGCattggggagaggaggagggtcaCCATCCCTCCACACCTGGCGTATGGAGAGCAAGGAGCAG GTAACGTCATCCCCCCTTCTGCTGTGCTGGTGTTTGACATTCACGTCATCGACTTCCACAACCCCAACGACACAGTGGAAGTCCAGGTCACCTACAGACCCGAGGCGTGTAACGAGACCACCGGGGTGAACGACCTCGTCCGCTACCACTACAACTGCACGCTGGTGGACGGCACGCCGCTCTTCTCCTC ACACGACTACGATCACCTTCAGGATGCGGTGCTGGGGTCGGACAAGGTGATCGACGGGCTGGACGAGGGCCTGAGAGgcatgtgtgtgggagagaagaGGGTGATAACGGTGCCGCCTCACCTCGGCCACGGAGAAAAAGGAG ccACTGGTGTGCCGAGCAGCGCCGTGTTGGTCTTTGAGGTTGAACTGGCGAGCTTTGAGAAGGGAGTGCCGCCTGGTTACCTGTTTGTGTGGCTCCAGGACAGTCCTGCAGACCTGTTTGAAGCCCTGGACGTCAACAAGAACAAAGAGGTGCCCCAGGAGGAG TTCGGGGAGTTCATCAAGCTGCAGGTGGCAGAGGGCAAAGGTCGTCTAAAGCCTGGAATTATCATGGAGCAGGTTATTGAAGACATGTTCAACAACCAGGACCGAAATAAGGATGGAGTGATCACGGCCAACGAACTCAAGCTGAAGGTAGACGAGGACAAAGAAAGGGAAGAGGCGAGGCACGAGGAGTTGTGA
- the LOC139303468 gene encoding 7-methylguanosine phosphate-specific 5'-nucleotidase-like yields MQIYHIPWIYTPVRTVLAIWHQLTKTEIPELAKCSVLMRERSRVEETIHAMQRAGAGSLQVISDFDMTLTRFAHNGKRVPTTHNILDNRLLINEDCTKKMRELLNTYYPIEIDPSRTAEEKLPLMVEWWSKVHELLIQQRIRRDMLAQAVKESSAMLRDGYKGFFDRLAEQQVPLLIFSAGVGDVLEEVIRQNLVFHPNVHIISNYMDFDQTGVLRAFKGQLIHTFNKREGALSHAAGLRELQGRPNVLLLGDSLGDLTMADGVPEHQNILTIGFLNDQVEERKESYINSFDIVLVKDETMDVPNAILRYITSSRDNK; encoded by the exons ATGCAGATATACCATATTCCCTGGATCTACACACCGGTGCGGACCGTCCTGGCAATCTGGCACCAGCTGACCAAGACTGAG ATCCCAGAGCTGGCCAAGTGCTCTGTGCTGATGAGGGAGCgcagcagagtggaggagaCAATCCACGCCATGCAGCGAGCAGGTGCAGGCAGCCTGCAG GTAATCTCGGACTTCGATATGACACTGACCAGATTTGCCCACAATGGCAAGAGAGTGCCCACAACACACA ACATCCTGGATAACCGGTTGTTGATCAATGAAGACTGCACCAAAAAG ATGAGGGAGCTGTTGAACACCTACTATCCCATAGAGATTGACCCGAGCAGGACTGCGGAAGAAAAGCTGCCTCTCATGGTGGAGTG GTGGAGTAAAGTCCACGAGCTGCTGATTCAGCAGAGGATCAGGAGGGACATGTTGGCCCAGGCTGTCAAGGAATCCAGCGCTATGCTCAG GGACGGCTACAAAGGGTTCTTTGACCGTTTGGCGGAGCAACAGGTCCCTCTGTTGATCTTCTCGGCAGGCGTTGGAGACGTCCTGGAGGAGGTGATTCGACAGAACCTCGTCTTCCATCCCAACGTCCACATCATCTCCAACTACATGGACTTTGACCAAACT GGGGTCCTGCGAGCCTTCAAAGGCCAACTGATCCACACTTTCAACAAGAGGGAAGGCGCTCTGTCACACGCAGCCGgcctcagagagctgcagggccGACCCAacgtgctgctgctgggagacTCTTTAGGAGACCTGACCATGGCTGACGGGGTGCCCGAGCACCAGAACATCCTCACCATTGGCTTCCTCAACGACCAG gtggaagagagaaaagagtctTACATCAACTCCTTCGACATCGTTCTGGTGAAGGACGAGACGATGGACGTTCCGAACGCCATCCTCAGATACATTACCTCATCAAGAGACAACAAGTAA